A portion of the Candidatus Pristimantibacillus lignocellulolyticus genome contains these proteins:
- the nspC gene encoding carboxynorspermidine decarboxylase, with protein MRFEELPTPCFVVDEALIEKNLNILSGVIERTGAKILLAQKAFSMTAMYPLIGKYLSGTTASGLFEARLGHEEMGKENHVFAPAYREDEIEEIIAICDHIIFNSFSQLEKYKAKALAAGRKIGVRINPECSTQEGHEIYDPCAIGSRFGVKLEDFRPDLLDGVSGLHFHTLCQQNSDDLETTLNAVEDRFGPWLSQMEWINFGGGHHITREDYDIPRLEACIARMQQKYDLEVYLEPGEAIALNAGYMVTSVLDMNKNGIEIAIVDTSATCHMPDVLEMPYRPPLFGSGEAGEKPYTYRLGGPTCLTGDVIGDYSFDQPLQIGDRLVFGDMAIYSMVKTNTFNGMPLPAIALQDKDGNCRVVREFGYEDFKMRLA; from the coding sequence ATGAGGTTCGAGGAATTACCGACACCCTGTTTTGTAGTAGATGAAGCACTCATCGAAAAAAACCTTAATATTCTAAGCGGAGTTATAGAGCGTACTGGAGCCAAAATTTTGCTTGCGCAAAAAGCTTTTTCCATGACTGCTATGTATCCGCTCATTGGAAAATATTTAAGCGGTACAACTGCGAGTGGTTTATTCGAAGCACGTCTAGGTCACGAGGAAATGGGCAAAGAAAATCACGTCTTTGCTCCTGCCTATCGTGAAGATGAAATTGAAGAAATTATTGCAATTTGTGATCATATCATCTTTAATTCTTTCTCCCAGCTGGAAAAGTATAAAGCTAAAGCTCTTGCTGCTGGTAGAAAAATAGGAGTTCGTATCAATCCAGAATGTTCGACACAAGAGGGGCATGAAATCTATGATCCTTGTGCGATCGGTTCAAGATTTGGCGTGAAGCTAGAGGATTTCCGTCCGGATCTACTTGATGGCGTTTCGGGATTGCACTTCCATACCCTTTGCCAACAGAACTCGGATGATTTGGAGACTACGCTTAATGCAGTCGAAGACAGATTCGGACCATGGTTATCTCAAATGGAATGGATCAACTTCGGTGGCGGTCATCATATCACTAGAGAAGACTATGATATCCCGAGACTTGAAGCTTGTATTGCACGAATGCAGCAAAAATACGACTTGGAAGTCTATCTTGAACCTGGAGAAGCCATCGCGCTTAATGCAGGTTATATGGTTACATCCGTTCTGGATATGAATAAGAACGGTATCGAAATCGCTATCGTGGATACATCGGCAACATGTCATATGCCAGATGTTCTCGAAATGCCTTATCGTCCGCCGCTGTTCGGTTCAGGCGAAGCTGGCGAGAAACCTTACACTTATCGACTTGGCGGTCCGACTTGTCTTACGGGCGATGTAATCGGAGACTACTCCTTCGATCAGCCGTTACAGATCGGTGACCGATTAGTATTTGGAGATATGGCGATTTACTCCATGGTGAAAACAAATACCTTCAACGGTATGCCACTGCCTGCTATTGCGTTGCAGGATAAAGACGGAAATTGCCGTGTCGTTCGTGAGTTCGGCTATGAAGATTTCAAGATGCGACTAGCATAA
- the splB gene encoding spore photoproduct lyase has protein sequence MVKPFVPQLVYVEPRALEYPLGRELITKFDNMGIEIRETTSHNQIRNLPGDNDFQKYRNAKSTLVVGVRKTLKFDTSKPSAEYAIPFATGCMGHCHYCYLQTTMGSKPYIRTYVNLDDIFEAANQYMKERAPEITRFEASCTSDIVGIDHLTHSLKRAIEFFGESELGRLRFVTKFAHVDHLLDAKHNGRTRFRFSMNDDYIIKNFEPGTSRQSERMEAARKVGEAGYPLGFIIAPIYLHEGWKEGYKVMFERLESVLSDSAKKDLTFELIQHRFTKPAKNVIEKNYPMTKLELDETKRKWKWGRYGIGKYVYTDQEQEDIKETLGGYINHYFPQSTIEYFT, from the coding sequence ATGGTTAAGCCTTTCGTACCTCAACTTGTTTATGTCGAACCAAGAGCACTAGAATATCCTTTAGGAAGAGAATTAATAACAAAATTTGATAATATGGGGATTGAAATTAGAGAGACTACCTCACATAACCAAATACGAAACCTGCCTGGAGACAACGATTTTCAAAAATATAGAAATGCTAAGTCAACTCTAGTCGTTGGGGTTAGAAAAACTTTAAAATTTGATACGTCAAAACCATCTGCAGAGTATGCAATTCCATTTGCAACGGGGTGTATGGGTCATTGTCATTATTGTTATTTACAAACTACTATGGGTAGTAAGCCGTATATCCGTACATATGTTAATCTTGATGACATCTTTGAAGCCGCCAATCAATATATGAAGGAGAGAGCTCCAGAAATAACACGGTTTGAAGCATCCTGTACGTCAGATATCGTTGGTATTGATCATTTAACACATTCTCTAAAGAGGGCTATTGAATTTTTTGGCGAATCTGAATTAGGACGATTACGTTTTGTAACCAAATTTGCTCATGTTGATCATTTACTTGATGCCAAGCATAATGGTCGCACACGATTTCGCTTCAGTATGAATGACGACTATATAATAAAAAATTTTGAACCGGGGACATCTAGACAATCTGAGAGGATGGAAGCTGCTAGGAAAGTGGGGGAGGCGGGATATCCTTTAGGTTTCATAATTGCTCCAATCTATTTGCACGAAGGATGGAAAGAGGGATATAAGGTCATGTTCGAGAGGTTAGAATCGGTACTTTCCGATTCTGCGAAGAAAGATTTAACCTTCGAATTAATTCAACATCGATTTACTAAACCAGCGAAGAATGTTATAGAGAAGAATTATCCGATGACAAAACTGGAGCTTGATGAAACTAAAAGGAAATGGAAATGGGGACGATATGGAATTGGAAAATATGTTTATACAGACCAAGAGCAGGAAGATATTAAAGAAACACTTGGCGGTTATATTAACCACTATTTCCCTCAATCTACTATTGAGTATTTCACATAA
- a CDS encoding transcriptional regulator: protein MLNVIQPGQIVYVIIRNPHVQGVANVQEAAVVMDPNSPGNLSLFIYETYYPLNDEFAIYQSASEAEEAYRDSFGFTDMEGYYG, encoded by the coding sequence ATGTTAAACGTAATTCAGCCGGGACAAATCGTGTATGTAATTATTCGAAACCCTCATGTTCAGGGAGTAGCTAATGTTCAGGAAGCTGCAGTTGTGATGGATCCTAATTCTCCCGGTAATCTTTCACTATTTATTTATGAGACATACTATCCATTAAACGATGAATTTGCCATATATCAATCAGCAAGTGAGGCTGAAGAGGCCTACAGAGACTCTTTTGGGTTTACTGATATGGAGGGTTATTATGGTTAA
- a CDS encoding sigma-70 family RNA polymerase sigma factor, which produces MEDQGIVHLYLQRSQQALLETKNKYGAYCKAIARNILSNYSDIEECENDTYLAAWNAIPPNMPRKFSVFLGRIARNIALDKYGYNTAKKRNREFEVILTELEECLASPNTVETEYEAGEIAHLINHFLYTIDEQTRNLFIRRYWYSDSIKNISKMFNMSNSKVKSTLFRTRNKLRDYLLKEGINL; this is translated from the coding sequence ATGGAAGACCAAGGAATAGTTCATCTATACTTGCAGCGTTCGCAGCAAGCGCTTTTAGAAACTAAAAACAAATATGGGGCGTACTGCAAAGCAATTGCAAGAAACATACTTTCCAATTATTCAGATATTGAAGAGTGTGAGAACGATACATATTTAGCAGCATGGAATGCAATACCACCTAATATGCCTAGGAAGTTCTCTGTATTTCTAGGGAGAATCGCACGTAATATTGCACTTGATAAATATGGTTATAATACAGCGAAAAAGCGTAATCGTGAGTTTGAAGTTATTCTAACTGAATTAGAAGAATGTTTAGCTTCTCCTAATACTGTAGAAACAGAGTATGAAGCTGGAGAGATTGCCCACTTAATTAATCACTTTTTATATACGATAGATGAGCAAACAAGAAATTTATTTATTAGGAGGTATTGGTACTCTGATTCCATAAAGAATATTTCTAAAATGTTCAATATGAGTAATAGTAAAGTGAAATCAACATTATTTCGAACAAGAAATAAACTTAGAGATTATCTACTCAAAGAGGGGATTAACTTATGA
- a CDS encoding amidase family protein, with protein MSKLKRLRKSKSNHSSSTRSEYSSAKNNWGKKQVIATSIALSVIASGVIPFQTADALTRVTSESGTVWEIHDNFAPSLDTGSLRTVGNTQVQGFGNIFVKVSSPSASLMNGQMMRGFNLKYDGTNKFISTQSVNLGNILITREVYIDRVTNRTRFFDTFTNINSEAVTVDVSFGGSLGYGTTTNAAKIKATSSDDLDVTTDDSWIVVDSDARNNKPVGIAIGSPDPFDNGLTGLGNQQKDPFTTPLVKSGNDANFYGFINTLSIEPGESKSLVNYVQVGEAGEEGLVKMVTMLDELNSQLDVTGLTNAQILSISNWDISGIEGLDTGDKLAIPDAPTMKEFVTSSPYDVTNKSIAEMQQDMINGKTTSVEITQAYLDRINAYDKGQLGFHAFLHESETALVQAKAADNARASGATGDLLGIPIAIKDIYDTKDMPTTGGTKALEGWRPSSDAFQVAKLREAGAIIIGKVNTSEFANSGSFSESGWMQTWNALYPSKTSFGSSGGSAVSVAADFAAAAMGSQTGVSLYAPSTGASLTNFRGTDGMASATGVMPLTWGQDYAGPIAKTVTDLAILLNATTGTDPQDIFTVTADADNKRPADWKESLDANALQGKKIGYIPASFVSTFATDDTGQAVMNKFSELEAAGATMVEMSAVPSAPSRPSGINGSTEGWARYIELHKDFPYIDGASVLASEEVLIYNQRTYSTPIRMTEQAVQDYIKYRTDYKDVIKGWMDENGVDAVVYAGFISDVYNNDAAASQLSSDRGTGVLTSNVGLPTVVVPVGTNASGYSISMQLVGRAWDDAKILGMGYALEQQSQARLHSTFVPALRYVSGPGTDNGGVTPPTPTPTPTPTPVPTDKPEVVSFVDTTDHWAKASIDVLITEGLLNGYSDGTFRPDSGLTRAEAIKVITTYLGLEGQVSSFTDVTSNHWANTYIGAAAQSGLMNGYSDGSFRPDEKMSRGELAALITRAFKLTGTGNTSFKDVNGNAWFYEYIDALASNKIITGYADSTFKPEKDITRAEFATVIARLLETLKS; from the coding sequence ATGAGTAAATTAAAACGTCTGCGTAAATCTAAAAGTAATCATTCTAGTTCCACTCGCTCTGAATATTCATCAGCAAAAAATAATTGGGGTAAAAAGCAGGTTATAGCTACTTCAATAGCGTTATCTGTTATTGCTTCTGGTGTAATTCCTTTTCAAACAGCTGATGCTTTAACTCGAGTAACTTCAGAAAGTGGAACAGTATGGGAAATTCACGATAATTTTGCCCCTAGTTTAGACACTGGAAGCTTGCGTACAGTCGGGAATACACAAGTACAAGGCTTTGGTAATATATTTGTTAAAGTGTCATCACCTTCGGCTTCGCTAATGAATGGTCAAATGATGCGTGGGTTTAACTTGAAATACGATGGCACTAATAAATTCATTTCGACTCAATCTGTAAATCTAGGAAATATATTAATTACACGTGAGGTGTACATTGATAGAGTAACTAATAGAACTAGATTCTTTGATACATTCACGAATATAAATAGTGAAGCTGTAACGGTTGATGTATCTTTCGGCGGATCTTTAGGGTATGGTACTACTACTAATGCTGCAAAAATAAAGGCAACCTCCTCTGACGATCTAGATGTAACTACGGATGATTCTTGGATTGTCGTAGATAGCGATGCTAGAAATAATAAGCCAGTAGGTATTGCAATTGGATCTCCAGATCCATTTGATAATGGATTAACTGGACTAGGTAATCAGCAAAAGGATCCATTTACAACACCGTTAGTTAAGTCTGGAAATGATGCAAATTTCTATGGTTTCATTAATACATTAAGTATTGAGCCAGGTGAGTCAAAATCTCTAGTAAATTATGTACAAGTTGGAGAAGCTGGTGAGGAAGGGTTAGTAAAAATGGTTACTATGCTAGATGAACTTAATAGTCAGCTAGATGTAACTGGTTTAACCAACGCACAAATCCTTTCCATTAGCAACTGGGATATATCTGGTATAGAGGGGCTTGATACTGGAGATAAGCTAGCTATTCCAGATGCTCCTACAATGAAAGAATTCGTGACTTCATCCCCATATGATGTTACGAATAAATCAATTGCAGAAATGCAGCAGGATATGATTAATGGTAAAACGACTTCTGTAGAAATTACTCAAGCATATTTAGATAGAATTAATGCATACGATAAGGGTCAATTAGGATTCCATGCATTCTTACATGAATCTGAAACTGCACTTGTGCAAGCGAAAGCTGCTGATAATGCTCGTGCATCAGGTGCAACAGGTGATCTGCTAGGTATTCCAATTGCAATTAAAGATATTTATGATACAAAGGATATGCCTACTACAGGTGGTACAAAAGCTCTTGAAGGCTGGCGACCAAGTTCTGATGCATTCCAAGTGGCTAAGCTAAGAGAAGCTGGAGCTATAATTATTGGTAAAGTAAATACTTCTGAGTTCGCTAATAGCGGAAGTTTTAGTGAGAGTGGTTGGATGCAAACATGGAATGCACTATATCCATCAAAAACATCTTTTGGTTCAAGTGGAGGATCAGCAGTATCTGTTGCCGCTGATTTTGCAGCAGCAGCAATGGGATCGCAAACAGGAGTGTCTCTATATGCACCAAGTACAGGTGCGAGCTTAACTAACTTCCGCGGGACAGACGGTATGGCAAGTGCTACTGGTGTAATGCCACTCACTTGGGGACAAGATTATGCAGGTCCAATAGCTAAAACAGTAACTGATCTAGCTATTCTGTTAAATGCTACAACGGGTACGGATCCACAGGATATTTTCACAGTGACTGCCGATGCAGATAATAAGCGTCCAGCTGACTGGAAGGAATCACTAGATGCTAATGCATTGCAAGGTAAGAAAATAGGATATATTCCTGCATCCTTCGTATCAACATTTGCGACTGATGATACTGGACAAGCAGTAATGAATAAATTCTCGGAGCTTGAAGCAGCTGGTGCGACAATGGTTGAAATGTCAGCAGTACCATCAGCACCAAGTCGTCCATCAGGTATCAATGGATCTACAGAAGGTTGGGCACGTTATATAGAGCTTCATAAAGATTTCCCTTACATTGATGGAGCAAGTGTACTAGCTTCAGAGGAAGTGCTTATTTATAATCAAAGAACATATAGTACTCCTATTCGTATGACAGAACAGGCTGTACAAGATTATATTAAGTATAGAACTGACTATAAGGATGTTATTAAAGGATGGATGGACGAGAATGGCGTGGATGCTGTTGTTTACGCAGGATTTATTAGTGACGTATATAACAATGACGCAGCTGCTTCACAATTAAGTTCTGACCGTGGAACGGGTGTACTAACGTCTAATGTTGGACTACCTACCGTAGTTGTACCAGTAGGGACGAACGCTAGTGGATATTCAATTTCTATGCAACTTGTTGGTAGAGCTTGGGATGATGCAAAAATTTTGGGTATGGGCTATGCTCTAGAGCAACAAAGTCAAGCTAGATTACATTCAACATTTGTTCCTGCACTTCGATACGTTTCAGGTCCAGGCACAGATAATGGAGGAGTAACCCCTCCAACACCAACACCAACACCAACACCAACACCAGTCCCAACAGATAAGCCGGAAGTTGTTAGTTTTGTAGATACAACTGATCATTGGGCTAAAGCAAGCATTGACGTTCTTATTACTGAGGGATTACTAAACGGTTATTCAGATGGAACATTCCGTCCAGATTCAGGTTTGACTCGCGCTGAAGCGATTAAAGTAATTACAACTTACTTGGGACTAGAAGGACAAGTAAGTAGCTTTACAGATGTAACTTCAAATCACTGGGCTAATACGTATATTGGTGCAGCTGCTCAATCAGGCTTGATGAATGGATATAGTGATGGGTCATTCCGACCAGATGAGAAAATGAGTCGTGGTGAATTAGCGGCACTAATCACTAGAGCCTTTAAGTTAACAGGTACTGGGAATACGTCATTCAAAGACGTCAATGGAAATGCCTGGTTCTATGAGTATATTGATGCACTCGCATCCAATAAAATTATTACAGGGTACGCAGACAGCACATTTAAGCCTGAAAAAGATATTACTAGAGCAGAATTTGCAACAGTTATTGCTAGATTACTAGAAACATTGAAATCATAG